The Alistipes sp. ZOR0009 sequence TTTTGTAAAATACAGATAAATAGCGGTAAACATACGTTGTCGTCCGTTTTTTACGGATCGTCTAATTTAGCGTTTTAATACAAAGTTGTAGTATTTAGCGGTAAAAAAAAGGCTTCCAATTTTTGGAAGCCCTGCCTGCGCCCGCTTTTTCGCTACTTCTTATGTACGGCGCCCATGCCGCACAGGCGGACACACTTGCCGCACTCGATGCACCTCTGCTCGTCGATAACGGGCAGCCCGTAGCCCGACTGGCTGATGGCCCCCACGGGGCAAACGGCTACGATGGGGCAGCGGTGGTTTTGCGGGCAGCGCGATTTGCTAACGGTTAAAGCCATGATTCTCGTCCTTTTTGTTGATGGGGTAAAGGTAGGCGAGGGGCGGAT is a genomic window containing:
- a CDS encoding 4Fe-4S binding protein; the protein is MALTVSKSRCPQNHRCPIVAVCPVGAISQSGYGLPVIDEQRCIECGKCVRLCGMGAVHKK